In Deltaproteobacteria bacterium, the sequence GAGCGAGGTGATCGCGACAGTGCCGCGCGGCTGGTTCGCCCTGTCCAACGGCGCGCTGGTCGACCGCCGCTCGGACGGAGACGGGGACACCTTCCACTGGCGGTTCGACGTGCCCCATTCCTGTTACCTCATCACGCTCGCCGCCGGCGACTTCGCCGAGATCGACGACGAGTGCGACGGGATCGCCGTTCGCTACTACGTCCAACGCGGCCGCGAGGACGACTGCCGCCGCGCACTGTCGAGGACGCCGGAAATGGTGCGCCTGTTTTCGGATAGGTTCGGCGTCCGCTACCCCTATGCCAGCTACTCGCAGGTGTTCGTCGCCGACTTCATCTTCGGCGGGATGGAGAACACGACCGCGACCACACTCACGGATACCGTTTTGTACGACGAACGCGCCGCGCTCGACTTCGACGTCGACGCCCTCGTCGCCCACGAGTTGGCGCACCAGTGGTTCGGCGACTTGCTCACCTGCCGCGACTGGGGTCAGGGCTGGCTCAACGAAGGGTTCGCGACCTACGCCGAGTACGTGTGGCGCGAACACGCCGAGGGCCGCGACGCCGCGGCGCTCGAACTCGACGAGTGGGCCGAGCAGTACTTTCGCGAGGACGCAAGCCGCTACCGGCGGCCGATCGCGACCAACGTCTACGACGAGCCGATCGACGTCTTCGACCACCACCTGTACGAAAAAGGCGGCCGGGTGCTGCACATGCTGCGGCAGGTGCTCGGCGACGACGCGTTCTGGGCGTCCATCGCGCACTACCTGCGCAAGCACCAAACGAGCGCGGTGGAGACGCGCGACCTCGCGCGCGCGATCGAGGACGCCACCGGGCGAGTGCTCGACTGGTTCTTCGATCAATGGGTGCTGGCCGGCGCCGGGCATCCGGAGCTGAAGGTCGCGCACCGGTGGGACGCCGATGCGCGCGTGGCCGAGGTGGTCGTCGACCAGACGCACAAGACGGACGACAAGACGCCGTTGTTCCGCCTGCCGACCCGCGTGCGGTTCCGCGTCGACGGCCGCGACATCGACTTCGACGTCGAGGTGTCGGAGCGGCGGCATACCTTCTACTTCGCGCTGGCCGCCGAGCCGGCGCAGGCGATCTTCGACCCGGGACGGCACCTGCTCGCCAAGATCGACGAAGACAAGCCGCTGCCGGCGTGGATCGACCAGCTGGCGGCGGCCACCGAGGGGATCGACCGCATCGCGGCCGCGCGCCGGCTCGGCAAACTCGGCGGCCACCAGGCCGAGGCCGCGCTGATCGACGCGCTCGACGCCGACCCGTTCTGGGGCGTGCGCGCCGCCGCGGCCGACGCGCTCGGCGCGCTGCGCACTCCGACCGCGCGGGATGCGCTGATCCGCGCCGCCGACGCCACGCAGCATCCGAAGGCACGGCGGGGCGTCGTCCGCGCCCTCGGCGCGTTTCGTCGCGACGAGGCCGCCGCCGAGGCGCTCGCCCGCATCGTCGAGACGGGCGATCCGAGCTACTTCGTCGAAGCCGAAGCCTGCCTCGCGCTGGGCAAGACGCGCAGCCCGCGCGCCCCGGCCGTGCTGCGCGCCGCGCTGGCGCGCGACTCGTTCCGCGACGTGATCCGGCAGCACGCCTACCGCGGCCTCGCCGAGGCGAACGACGACACGGCGCTCGACCTGCTGTTGGCCGGCACCGACTACGGCCGCGACCCGCACGGCCGGCGCGCGGCGATCGGCGCGGCGGCCCAGCTCGCGGCCGGCCGCCGCGACCGCGATGCGCGCCGCGTGCGCGAACGCGCCGAGGAACTGCTCGCCGATCGCGACTTCCGAGTCCAGGCCGCCGCGGTCGAGGCGGTCGCGACGCTCGCCGACCCCGCGTCGATTCCGGCGCTGCGCGACCTCGCCGACCGCGACCTCGACGGCCGGCTCAAGCGCCGCGCCCGCGAGATTATCCGCGACATCGAGGAGGGCCGCGCCGCCGGCGAGCGCGTCGACGCACTGGCGTCGGCGGTGGACGAGCTGCGCGCCGATCTCGCCGCGCTGCGCGCGCGGGTCGACCGCGCCGGCACGCGCGGCAAGCCGGCCCCGCGCCGGCGGGCGACCGGCGGCAAGAAAACGGCGCGCCCGCGCCGCGACGCGTGACGCGCCGGTCGCACCTCCGTGCAATCACGACCAGTTGCACCGCGCACTTGCCGCAGTGCGGCCGCGGCTGCTACGCATTTCCTGCAAGCAGGAGGCACACCATGGCACTCGGATCCCTCGGCGCCCGCGTTCAGCCGCTGCCCGGCTCGGCGGCGGTCGCATCCCCGGACGTCCGCGTCCGGTTCATTCGCAAGACGTACCTTCACCTCGCCGCGGCGATCGCGCTGTTCACCGCGCTCGAGTACCTGTTCGTCACGTCGGAGGCCGGCCGGAGCTTCACCGCGTGGGCCGTCGGCGGCCGCGGCCACTGGCTGGTCGTCCTCGGCGCGTTCATGGCGGCCGGCTGGCTCGCCGACCGGTGGGCGCGCTCGAACGTGTCGGCGACCGCACAGTACGTCGGCCTGCTTCTGTACGTCGTGGCCGAAGTCGTCATCATGTGCCCGCTGTTGTACGTCGTCGCGATCGTCGCCAAGCAACCGAACACGATCGCGATGGCCGGCGTGATGACGCTGATGCTGTTCGCCGGCCTCACGGCGACCGTGTTCATCACGAAGAAGGACTTCTCGTTTCTGCGCGGCGCGATCACGGTTGGTGGCTTCTGTGCGCTCGGCCTGATCGTCGCGAGCATGCTGTTCGGCTTCCACCTCGGCCTGCTGTTTTCGTTCGCCATGATCGCGCTCGCGGCCGCGGCGATCCTGTACGACACGTCGCAGGTCATGCGCCACTACCGGCCGACGCAGCACGTCGCGGCGTCGCTGGCGCTGTTCGCATCCGTGGCGCTGATGTTCTACTACGTGTTGATGTTCCTGATGCAGCTCCAGCGCGACTGACGGATGCGGTCCCGGGCCGGCGGCGGCGCCCGGCCCGGCCGTCACCGCCGGTAGCGCTCGTATGCCTGTTCCCAGTTGGCGCCGTCGAACCGCTGGACCGCGAGCGCGTCCACATCGACGCCGTCGACGCAGCGAACGTTGACGTCGATCTTGTCTGGGTCCGAGCGCGGCACGTAAAACGGCGCGCAGCCGCACGTGCGGCAAAAATGATGCTGCGCCACGCCGGTGTTGAAGGTGTACGTCGCGATCGCGTCGGAACCGGACAGCAACCGAAACGCGTCGCGCGGAACGATCCAGTGCAGATACCCCTTTTTGGTGCAGATGGAACAGTTGCACACGAGAACGCGCTCGATGCGACCGTCCGGCGGCCGCACTTCGAATCGGATGCGACCACAGTGACACCCGCCGGTGTAGGTCACGGCGCCCCCATAGCGGCCTTCCACCGCGGCTCGGCGTCTGCCGGACCGACCGCGACAAGCGTCCACTTGCCGGCCCGCCACGACAGCGCGACGTCGGCGCCGACGACGCGGCGGTGCCTGCGCGGCGCCGGGTCGCGCGTCCGCCGCGCGACCACCGTGACCGGTCGTCCGTCCACGAGATACCGCACGAGGCCCACCCGGCCGCGCTGCAGTTCGAACGCCCGCGCGCCGACGATGTCGACGCCGTCGCCGGGCGGCGGCCAGGGCGTCCGTCCGCCGAGCGCGCCGACACTCCACGCCGTCAGCTCGGCCGCCGACGGGTGGTCGATCTCCCACGTCTGGTCTGCGCGATGCTCCTCGACCGCGCGGGTGAGCAGCTCGTTGTTCTTGCGCGGAACGAACAAGTAGACGCCCGCCACCGTGGCGGCCAATGCCGCAAACGTGAGCGCCGCCGACAGCGAGTTGCTGCGCAAGATGAAATCCGGGTCGCGCTTTTCCTCGGGATGTAGAGTGGATGGCATCGGCGTGTGGGAACGCAATGGTAGGCTGCCGCCGCGCGATGCTCAACCGACTGCTTCTCGGAGACAACCTGCCGATCCTCGAAAACACGCCGGACGGCAGCGTAGATCTGGTCTACGTCGATCCGCCGTTCGGCACTGGCACGACCCAGCGCGGCCGGGCCGCGCTGGCGTACCGGGACGACCGCACGAACCCCGACGACTTTGTCGCGTGGCTCGCTCCTCGGCTCGCGCACTGCCGCCGCACGTTGCGCGACCACGGCTCGCTCTTCGTTCACCTCGACTACCGCGCCGTCCACTACGTCAAGGTCGCGCTCGACCGGCTGT encodes:
- a CDS encoding peptidase M1; the encoded protein is MTRDFALPGTPHRYARDRAFDIRHYRIGVRLDVPNRAIDATCAIDAAPIATARRWLELDAVELDVRAVRAGGRALDFRNDGRTLRVDLGEPAAPGQPFCVDIDYAARPRRGLYFVGPDDGYPNKPAQVWTQGQDQDSRYWFPCFDQPHEKATSEVIATVPRGWFALSNGALVDRRSDGDGDTFHWRFDVPHSCYLITLAAGDFAEIDDECDGIAVRYYVQRGREDDCRRALSRTPEMVRLFSDRFGVRYPYASYSQVFVADFIFGGMENTTATTLTDTVLYDERAALDFDVDALVAHELAHQWFGDLLTCRDWGQGWLNEGFATYAEYVWREHAEGRDAAALELDEWAEQYFREDASRYRRPIATNVYDEPIDVFDHHLYEKGGRVLHMLRQVLGDDAFWASIAHYLRKHQTSAVETRDLARAIEDATGRVLDWFFDQWVLAGAGHPELKVAHRWDADARVAEVVVDQTHKTDDKTPLFRLPTRVRFRVDGRDIDFDVEVSERRHTFYFALAAEPAQAIFDPGRHLLAKIDEDKPLPAWIDQLAAATEGIDRIAAARRLGKLGGHQAEAALIDALDADPFWGVRAAAADALGALRTPTARDALIRAADATQHPKARRGVVRALGAFRRDEAAAEALARIVETGDPSYFVEAEACLALGKTRSPRAPAVLRAALARDSFRDVIRQHAYRGLAEANDDTALDLLLAGTDYGRDPHGRRAAIGAAAQLAAGRRDRDARRVRERAEELLADRDFRVQAAAVEAVATLADPASIPALRDLADRDLDGRLKRRAREIIRDIEEGRAAGERVDALASAVDELRADLAALRARVDRAGTRGKPAPRRRATGGKKTARPRRDA
- a CDS encoding permease; protein product: MALGSLGARVQPLPGSAAVASPDVRVRFIRKTYLHLAAAIALFTALEYLFVTSEAGRSFTAWAVGGRGHWLVVLGAFMAAGWLADRWARSNVSATAQYVGLLLYVVAEVVIMCPLLYVVAIVAKQPNTIAMAGVMTLMLFAGLTATVFITKKDFSFLRGAITVGGFCALGLIVASMLFGFHLGLLFSFAMIALAAAAILYDTSQVMRHYRPTQHVAASLALFASVALMFYYVLMFLMQLQRD
- a CDS encoding GFA family protein, producing the protein MEGRYGGAVTYTGGCHCGRIRFEVRPPDGRIERVLVCNCSICTKKGYLHWIVPRDAFRLLSGSDAIATYTFNTGVAQHHFCRTCGCAPFYVPRSDPDKIDVNVRCVDGVDVDALAVQRFDGANWEQAYERYRR